Proteins encoded together in one Oncorhynchus mykiss isolate Arlee chromosome 7, USDA_OmykA_1.1, whole genome shotgun sequence window:
- the LOC110527480 gene encoding RNA-binding motif, single-stranded-interacting protein 1 isoform X3 translates to MIFANTANPLKSTYRKQSYPMAPASPSTVSTSSNSSTTGWDQLSKTNLYIRGLPPATTDLDLVKLCQPYGKIVSAKAILDKTTNKCKGYGFVDFDSPAAAQKAVHALKTSGIQAQMAKQQQEQDPTNLYISNLPVSVDEQELEGLLRPFGQVISTRVLRDYSGASRGVGFARMESKEMCNSVIAHFNGKFIKTAPGTTAPSEPLLCKFADGQRKRHSHSPYIPSGRTWPREGELRLGGMTLTYDPTSAAMQNGYYASPYTLTANRMMTQQAMSPYMSPVTSYQVQNPSWMAHQPYIMQHPQAVMSPSVDHSMTMQPTAIMTQQMGHLSLGSSGAQYISANAAVQAAYIPQYAHMQQTAFFPLQENGSQQQMDSSNNSSPYSQQSK, encoded by the exons ATGATCTTTGCAAACACTGCCAACCCGTTGAAGAGCACATATCGGAAGCAG TCGTACCCCATGGCTCCAGCCAGCCCCAGCACGGTGAGcaccagcagcaacagcagcaccaCAGGATGGGACCAGCTCAGCAAAACAAACCTGTACATCCGCGGCCTGCCTCCAGCAACCACTGACCTGGACCTAGTCAAGCTCTGCCAGCC ATACGGCAAGATCGTGTCGGCAAAGGCCATCCTCGATAAAACAACGAACAAATGTAAAG GGTATGGGTTTGTGGACTTTGACAGCCCTGCAGCAGCCCAGAAGGCGGTCCATGCCCTAAAGACCAGTGGGATACAAGCCCAGATGGCTAAG CAGCAACAGGAGCAGGACCCCACCAACCTGTACATCTCCAACCTGCCTGTGTCTGTAGACGAGCAGGAGCTGGAGGGGCTGCTGAGGCCTTTTGGACAGGTCATCTCCACCCGCGTCCTCAGAGACTACAGCGGGGCCAGCAGAGGCGTCGGCTTCGCCAG GATGGAGTCCAAGGAGATGTGTAACTCAGTCATAGCCCACTTCAATGGGAAGTTTATCAAGACGGCGCCTGGAACTACGG CTCCCTCTGAGCCTCTGCTGTGTAAGTTTGCTGATGGTCAGAGGAAGAGGCACAGCCACAGTCCCTACATCCCCAGCGGTCGCACATGGCCCCGAGAGGGAGAGCTCAGACTA GGCGGGATGACTCTCACCTACGACCCCACCTCAGCTGCTATGCAGAACGGCTATTATGCCTCTCCCTACACCCTAACGGCCAATAGGATGATGACTCAGCAAGCCATGTCTCCCTACATGTCTCCTGTCACCTCCTACCAG GTACAGAATCCTTCCTGGATGGCCCACCAGCCTTACATCATGCAACACCCA caggCTGTAATGTCGCCCTCTGTGGACCACTCCATGACAATGCAGCCCACCGCCATCATGACACAGCAGATGGGCCATCTCTCATTGGGCAGCAGTGGAGCG CAGTATATTTCAGCCAACGCTGCAGTCCAGGCAGCCTATATTCCTCAGTACGCCCACATGCAGCAGACAGCC TTTTTCCCTCTTCAGGAAAATGGTTCACAGCAGCAAATGGATTCGTCCAACAATTCGTCTCCCTACAGTCAACAGAGCAA GTGA
- the LOC110527480 gene encoding RNA-binding motif, single-stranded-interacting protein 1 isoform X10 — MIFANTANPLKSTYRKQSYPMAPASPSTVSTSSNSSTTGWDQLSKTNLYIRGLPPATTDLDLVKLCQPYGKIVSAKAILDKTTNKCKGYGFVDFDSPAAAQKAVHALKTSGIQAQMAKQQQEQDPTNLYISNLPVSVDEQELEGLLRPFGQVISTRVLRDYSGASRGVGFARMESKEMCNSVIAHFNGKFIKTAPGTTAPSEPLLCKFADGQRKRHSHSPYIPSGRTWPREGELRLGGMTLTYDPTSAAMQNGYYASPYTLTANRMMTQQAMSPYMSPVTSYQVQNPSWMAHQPYIMQHPQAVMSPSVDHSMTMQPTAIMTQQMGHLSLGSSGAQYISANAAVQAAYIPQYAHMQQTAENGSQQQMDSSNNSSPYSQQSK, encoded by the exons ATGATCTTTGCAAACACTGCCAACCCGTTGAAGAGCACATATCGGAAGCAG TCGTACCCCATGGCTCCAGCCAGCCCCAGCACGGTGAGcaccagcagcaacagcagcaccaCAGGATGGGACCAGCTCAGCAAAACAAACCTGTACATCCGCGGCCTGCCTCCAGCAACCACTGACCTGGACCTAGTCAAGCTCTGCCAGCC ATACGGCAAGATCGTGTCGGCAAAGGCCATCCTCGATAAAACAACGAACAAATGTAAAG GGTATGGGTTTGTGGACTTTGACAGCCCTGCAGCAGCCCAGAAGGCGGTCCATGCCCTAAAGACCAGTGGGATACAAGCCCAGATGGCTAAG CAGCAACAGGAGCAGGACCCCACCAACCTGTACATCTCCAACCTGCCTGTGTCTGTAGACGAGCAGGAGCTGGAGGGGCTGCTGAGGCCTTTTGGACAGGTCATCTCCACCCGCGTCCTCAGAGACTACAGCGGGGCCAGCAGAGGCGTCGGCTTCGCCAG GATGGAGTCCAAGGAGATGTGTAACTCAGTCATAGCCCACTTCAATGGGAAGTTTATCAAGACGGCGCCTGGAACTACGG CTCCCTCTGAGCCTCTGCTGTGTAAGTTTGCTGATGGTCAGAGGAAGAGGCACAGCCACAGTCCCTACATCCCCAGCGGTCGCACATGGCCCCGAGAGGGAGAGCTCAGACTA GGCGGGATGACTCTCACCTACGACCCCACCTCAGCTGCTATGCAGAACGGCTATTATGCCTCTCCCTACACCCTAACGGCCAATAGGATGATGACTCAGCAAGCCATGTCTCCCTACATGTCTCCTGTCACCTCCTACCAG GTACAGAATCCTTCCTGGATGGCCCACCAGCCTTACATCATGCAACACCCA caggCTGTAATGTCGCCCTCTGTGGACCACTCCATGACAATGCAGCCCACCGCCATCATGACACAGCAGATGGGCCATCTCTCATTGGGCAGCAGTGGAGCG CAGTATATTTCAGCCAACGCTGCAGTCCAGGCAGCCTATATTCCTCAGTACGCCCACATGCAGCAGACAGCC GAAAATGGTTCACAGCAGCAAATGGATTCGTCCAACAATTCGTCTCCCTACAGTCAACAGAGCAA GTGA
- the LOC110527480 gene encoding RNA-binding motif, single-stranded-interacting protein 1 isoform X15, with protein MAPASPSTVSTSSNSSTTGWDQLSKTNLYIRGLPPATTDLDLVKLCQPYGKIVSAKAILDKTTNKCKGYGFVDFDSPAAAQKAVHALKTSGIQAQMAKQQQEQDPTNLYISNLPVSVDEQELEGLLRPFGQVISTRVLRDYSGASRGVGFARMESKEMCNSVIAHFNGKFIKTAPGTTAPSEPLLCKFADGQRKRHSHSPYIPSGRTWPREGELRLGGMTLTYDPTSAAMQNGYYASPYTLTANRMMTQQAMSPYMSPVTSYQVQNPSWMAHQPYIMQHPQAVMSPSVDHSMTMQPTAIMTQQMGHLSLGSSGAQYISANAAVQAAYIPQYAHMQQTAFFPLQENGSQQQMDSSNNSSPYSQQSK; from the exons ATGGCTCCAGCCAGCCCCAGCACGGTGAGcaccagcagcaacagcagcaccaCAGGATGGGACCAGCTCAGCAAAACAAACCTGTACATCCGCGGCCTGCCTCCAGCAACCACTGACCTGGACCTAGTCAAGCTCTGCCAGCC ATACGGCAAGATCGTGTCGGCAAAGGCCATCCTCGATAAAACAACGAACAAATGTAAAG GGTATGGGTTTGTGGACTTTGACAGCCCTGCAGCAGCCCAGAAGGCGGTCCATGCCCTAAAGACCAGTGGGATACAAGCCCAGATGGCTAAG CAGCAACAGGAGCAGGACCCCACCAACCTGTACATCTCCAACCTGCCTGTGTCTGTAGACGAGCAGGAGCTGGAGGGGCTGCTGAGGCCTTTTGGACAGGTCATCTCCACCCGCGTCCTCAGAGACTACAGCGGGGCCAGCAGAGGCGTCGGCTTCGCCAG GATGGAGTCCAAGGAGATGTGTAACTCAGTCATAGCCCACTTCAATGGGAAGTTTATCAAGACGGCGCCTGGAACTACGG CTCCCTCTGAGCCTCTGCTGTGTAAGTTTGCTGATGGTCAGAGGAAGAGGCACAGCCACAGTCCCTACATCCCCAGCGGTCGCACATGGCCCCGAGAGGGAGAGCTCAGACTA GGCGGGATGACTCTCACCTACGACCCCACCTCAGCTGCTATGCAGAACGGCTATTATGCCTCTCCCTACACCCTAACGGCCAATAGGATGATGACTCAGCAAGCCATGTCTCCCTACATGTCTCCTGTCACCTCCTACCAG GTACAGAATCCTTCCTGGATGGCCCACCAGCCTTACATCATGCAACACCCA caggCTGTAATGTCGCCCTCTGTGGACCACTCCATGACAATGCAGCCCACCGCCATCATGACACAGCAGATGGGCCATCTCTCATTGGGCAGCAGTGGAGCG CAGTATATTTCAGCCAACGCTGCAGTCCAGGCAGCCTATATTCCTCAGTACGCCCACATGCAGCAGACAGCC TTTTTCCCTCTTCAGGAAAATGGTTCACAGCAGCAAATGGATTCGTCCAACAATTCGTCTCCCTACAGTCAACAGAGCAAGTA A
- the LOC110527480 gene encoding RNA-binding motif, single-stranded-interacting protein 1 isoform X13 yields MGQHPCGKSYPMAPASPSTVSTSSNSSTTGWDQLSKTNLYIRGLPPATTDLDLVKLCQPYGKIVSAKAILDKTTNKCKGYGFVDFDSPAAAQKAVHALKTSGIQAQMAKQQQEQDPTNLYISNLPVSVDEQELEGLLRPFGQVISTRVLRDYSGASRGVGFARMESKEMCNSVIAHFNGKFIKTAPGTTAPSEPLLCKFADGQRKRHSHSPYIPSGRTWPREGELRLGGMTLTYDPTSAAMQNGYYASPYTLTANRMMTQQAMSPYMSPVTSYQVQNPSWMAHQPYIMQHPQAVMSPSVDHSMTMQPTAIMTQQMGHLSLGSSGAQYISANAAVQAAYIPQYAHMQQTAFFPLQENGSQQQMDSSNNSSPYSQQSK; encoded by the exons TCGTACCCCATGGCTCCAGCCAGCCCCAGCACGGTGAGcaccagcagcaacagcagcaccaCAGGATGGGACCAGCTCAGCAAAACAAACCTGTACATCCGCGGCCTGCCTCCAGCAACCACTGACCTGGACCTAGTCAAGCTCTGCCAGCC ATACGGCAAGATCGTGTCGGCAAAGGCCATCCTCGATAAAACAACGAACAAATGTAAAG GGTATGGGTTTGTGGACTTTGACAGCCCTGCAGCAGCCCAGAAGGCGGTCCATGCCCTAAAGACCAGTGGGATACAAGCCCAGATGGCTAAG CAGCAACAGGAGCAGGACCCCACCAACCTGTACATCTCCAACCTGCCTGTGTCTGTAGACGAGCAGGAGCTGGAGGGGCTGCTGAGGCCTTTTGGACAGGTCATCTCCACCCGCGTCCTCAGAGACTACAGCGGGGCCAGCAGAGGCGTCGGCTTCGCCAG GATGGAGTCCAAGGAGATGTGTAACTCAGTCATAGCCCACTTCAATGGGAAGTTTATCAAGACGGCGCCTGGAACTACGG CTCCCTCTGAGCCTCTGCTGTGTAAGTTTGCTGATGGTCAGAGGAAGAGGCACAGCCACAGTCCCTACATCCCCAGCGGTCGCACATGGCCCCGAGAGGGAGAGCTCAGACTA GGCGGGATGACTCTCACCTACGACCCCACCTCAGCTGCTATGCAGAACGGCTATTATGCCTCTCCCTACACCCTAACGGCCAATAGGATGATGACTCAGCAAGCCATGTCTCCCTACATGTCTCCTGTCACCTCCTACCAG GTACAGAATCCTTCCTGGATGGCCCACCAGCCTTACATCATGCAACACCCA caggCTGTAATGTCGCCCTCTGTGGACCACTCCATGACAATGCAGCCCACCGCCATCATGACACAGCAGATGGGCCATCTCTCATTGGGCAGCAGTGGAGCG CAGTATATTTCAGCCAACGCTGCAGTCCAGGCAGCCTATATTCCTCAGTACGCCCACATGCAGCAGACAGCC TTTTTCCCTCTTCAGGAAAATGGTTCACAGCAGCAAATGGATTCGTCCAACAATTCGTCTCCCTACAGTCAACAGAGCAAGTA A
- the LOC110527480 gene encoding RNA-binding motif, single-stranded-interacting protein 1 isoform X7 gives MAKSQQSPSQTENGSYPMAPASPSTVSTSSNSSTTGWDQLSKTNLYIRGLPPATTDLDLVKLCQPYGKIVSAKAILDKTTNKCKGYGFVDFDSPAAAQKAVHALKTSGIQAQMAKQQQEQDPTNLYISNLPVSVDEQELEGLLRPFGQVISTRVLRDYSGASRGVGFARMESKEMCNSVIAHFNGKFIKTAPGTTAPSEPLLCKFADGQRKRHSHSPYIPSGRTWPREGELRLGGMTLTYDPTSAAMQNGYYASPYTLTANRMMTQQAMSPYMSPVTSYQVQNPSWMAHQPYIMQHPQAVMSPSVDHSMTMQPTAIMTQQMGHLSLGSSGAQYISANAAVQAAYIPQYAHMQQTAFFPLQENGSQQQMDSSNNSSPYSQQSK, from the exons ATGGCCAAAAGCCAGCAAAGCCCTTCTCAAACAGAAAACGGG TCGTACCCCATGGCTCCAGCCAGCCCCAGCACGGTGAGcaccagcagcaacagcagcaccaCAGGATGGGACCAGCTCAGCAAAACAAACCTGTACATCCGCGGCCTGCCTCCAGCAACCACTGACCTGGACCTAGTCAAGCTCTGCCAGCC ATACGGCAAGATCGTGTCGGCAAAGGCCATCCTCGATAAAACAACGAACAAATGTAAAG GGTATGGGTTTGTGGACTTTGACAGCCCTGCAGCAGCCCAGAAGGCGGTCCATGCCCTAAAGACCAGTGGGATACAAGCCCAGATGGCTAAG CAGCAACAGGAGCAGGACCCCACCAACCTGTACATCTCCAACCTGCCTGTGTCTGTAGACGAGCAGGAGCTGGAGGGGCTGCTGAGGCCTTTTGGACAGGTCATCTCCACCCGCGTCCTCAGAGACTACAGCGGGGCCAGCAGAGGCGTCGGCTTCGCCAG GATGGAGTCCAAGGAGATGTGTAACTCAGTCATAGCCCACTTCAATGGGAAGTTTATCAAGACGGCGCCTGGAACTACGG CTCCCTCTGAGCCTCTGCTGTGTAAGTTTGCTGATGGTCAGAGGAAGAGGCACAGCCACAGTCCCTACATCCCCAGCGGTCGCACATGGCCCCGAGAGGGAGAGCTCAGACTA GGCGGGATGACTCTCACCTACGACCCCACCTCAGCTGCTATGCAGAACGGCTATTATGCCTCTCCCTACACCCTAACGGCCAATAGGATGATGACTCAGCAAGCCATGTCTCCCTACATGTCTCCTGTCACCTCCTACCAG GTACAGAATCCTTCCTGGATGGCCCACCAGCCTTACATCATGCAACACCCA caggCTGTAATGTCGCCCTCTGTGGACCACTCCATGACAATGCAGCCCACCGCCATCATGACACAGCAGATGGGCCATCTCTCATTGGGCAGCAGTGGAGCG CAGTATATTTCAGCCAACGCTGCAGTCCAGGCAGCCTATATTCCTCAGTACGCCCACATGCAGCAGACAGCC TTTTTCCCTCTTCAGGAAAATGGTTCACAGCAGCAAATGGATTCGTCCAACAATTCGTCTCCCTACAGTCAACAGAGCAAGTA A
- the LOC110527480 gene encoding RNA-binding motif, single-stranded-interacting protein 1 isoform X5 produces MIFANTANPLKSTYRKQSYPMAPASPSTVSTSSNSSTTGWDQLSKTNLYIRGLPPATTDLDLVKLCQPYGKIVSAKAILDKTTNKCKGYGFVDFDSPAAAQKAVHALKTSGIQAQMAKQQQEQDPTNLYISNLPVSVDEQELEGLLRPFGQVISTRVLRDYSGASRGVGFARMESKEMCNSVIAHFNGKFIKTAPGTTAPSEPLLCKFADGQRKRHSHSPYIPSGRTWPREGELRLGGMTLTYDPTSAAMQNGYYASPYTLTANRMMTQQAMSPYMSPVTSYQVQNPSWMAHQPYIMQHPQAVMSPSVDHSMTMQPTAIMTQQMGHLSLGSSGAYISANAAVQAAYIPQYAHMQQTAFFPLQENGSQQQMDSSNNSSPYSQQSK; encoded by the exons ATGATCTTTGCAAACACTGCCAACCCGTTGAAGAGCACATATCGGAAGCAG TCGTACCCCATGGCTCCAGCCAGCCCCAGCACGGTGAGcaccagcagcaacagcagcaccaCAGGATGGGACCAGCTCAGCAAAACAAACCTGTACATCCGCGGCCTGCCTCCAGCAACCACTGACCTGGACCTAGTCAAGCTCTGCCAGCC ATACGGCAAGATCGTGTCGGCAAAGGCCATCCTCGATAAAACAACGAACAAATGTAAAG GGTATGGGTTTGTGGACTTTGACAGCCCTGCAGCAGCCCAGAAGGCGGTCCATGCCCTAAAGACCAGTGGGATACAAGCCCAGATGGCTAAG CAGCAACAGGAGCAGGACCCCACCAACCTGTACATCTCCAACCTGCCTGTGTCTGTAGACGAGCAGGAGCTGGAGGGGCTGCTGAGGCCTTTTGGACAGGTCATCTCCACCCGCGTCCTCAGAGACTACAGCGGGGCCAGCAGAGGCGTCGGCTTCGCCAG GATGGAGTCCAAGGAGATGTGTAACTCAGTCATAGCCCACTTCAATGGGAAGTTTATCAAGACGGCGCCTGGAACTACGG CTCCCTCTGAGCCTCTGCTGTGTAAGTTTGCTGATGGTCAGAGGAAGAGGCACAGCCACAGTCCCTACATCCCCAGCGGTCGCACATGGCCCCGAGAGGGAGAGCTCAGACTA GGCGGGATGACTCTCACCTACGACCCCACCTCAGCTGCTATGCAGAACGGCTATTATGCCTCTCCCTACACCCTAACGGCCAATAGGATGATGACTCAGCAAGCCATGTCTCCCTACATGTCTCCTGTCACCTCCTACCAG GTACAGAATCCTTCCTGGATGGCCCACCAGCCTTACATCATGCAACACCCA caggCTGTAATGTCGCCCTCTGTGGACCACTCCATGACAATGCAGCCCACCGCCATCATGACACAGCAGATGGGCCATCTCTCATTGGGCAGCAGTGGAGCG TATATTTCAGCCAACGCTGCAGTCCAGGCAGCCTATATTCCTCAGTACGCCCACATGCAGCAGACAGCC TTTTTCCCTCTTCAGGAAAATGGTTCACAGCAGCAAATGGATTCGTCCAACAATTCGTCTCCCTACAGTCAACAGAGCAAGTA A
- the LOC110527480 gene encoding RNA-binding motif, single-stranded-interacting protein 1 isoform X8, with amino-acid sequence MIFANTANPLKSTYRKQSYPMAPASPSTVSTSSNSSTTGWDQLSKTNLYIRGLPPATTDLDLVKLCQPYGKIVSAKAILDKTTNKCKGYGFVDFDSPAAAQKAVHALKTSGIQAQMAKQQQEQDPTNLYISNLPVSVDEQELEGLLRPFGQVISTRVLRDYSGASRGVGFARMESKEMCNSVIAHFNGKFIKTAPGTTAPSEPLLCKFADGQRKRHSHSPYIPSGRTWPREGELRLGGMTLTYDPTSAAMQNGYYASPYTLTANRMMTQQAMSPYMSPVTSYQVQNPSWMAHQPYIMQHPQAVMSPSVDHSMTMQPTAIMTQQMGHLSLGSSGAQYISANAAVQAAYIPQYAHMQQTAENGSQQQMDSSNNSSPYSQQSK; translated from the exons ATGATCTTTGCAAACACTGCCAACCCGTTGAAGAGCACATATCGGAAGCAG TCGTACCCCATGGCTCCAGCCAGCCCCAGCACGGTGAGcaccagcagcaacagcagcaccaCAGGATGGGACCAGCTCAGCAAAACAAACCTGTACATCCGCGGCCTGCCTCCAGCAACCACTGACCTGGACCTAGTCAAGCTCTGCCAGCC ATACGGCAAGATCGTGTCGGCAAAGGCCATCCTCGATAAAACAACGAACAAATGTAAAG GGTATGGGTTTGTGGACTTTGACAGCCCTGCAGCAGCCCAGAAGGCGGTCCATGCCCTAAAGACCAGTGGGATACAAGCCCAGATGGCTAAG CAGCAACAGGAGCAGGACCCCACCAACCTGTACATCTCCAACCTGCCTGTGTCTGTAGACGAGCAGGAGCTGGAGGGGCTGCTGAGGCCTTTTGGACAGGTCATCTCCACCCGCGTCCTCAGAGACTACAGCGGGGCCAGCAGAGGCGTCGGCTTCGCCAG GATGGAGTCCAAGGAGATGTGTAACTCAGTCATAGCCCACTTCAATGGGAAGTTTATCAAGACGGCGCCTGGAACTACGG CTCCCTCTGAGCCTCTGCTGTGTAAGTTTGCTGATGGTCAGAGGAAGAGGCACAGCCACAGTCCCTACATCCCCAGCGGTCGCACATGGCCCCGAGAGGGAGAGCTCAGACTA GGCGGGATGACTCTCACCTACGACCCCACCTCAGCTGCTATGCAGAACGGCTATTATGCCTCTCCCTACACCCTAACGGCCAATAGGATGATGACTCAGCAAGCCATGTCTCCCTACATGTCTCCTGTCACCTCCTACCAG GTACAGAATCCTTCCTGGATGGCCCACCAGCCTTACATCATGCAACACCCA caggCTGTAATGTCGCCCTCTGTGGACCACTCCATGACAATGCAGCCCACCGCCATCATGACACAGCAGATGGGCCATCTCTCATTGGGCAGCAGTGGAGCG CAGTATATTTCAGCCAACGCTGCAGTCCAGGCAGCCTATATTCCTCAGTACGCCCACATGCAGCAGACAGCC GAAAATGGTTCACAGCAGCAAATGGATTCGTCCAACAATTCGTCTCCCTACAGTCAACAGAGCAAGTA A
- the LOC110527480 gene encoding RNA-binding motif, single-stranded-interacting protein 1 isoform X4 has product MIFANTANPLKSTYRKQSYPMAPASPSTVSTSSNSSTTGWDQLSKTNLYIRGLPPATTDLDLVKLCQPYGKIVSAKAILDKTTNKCKGYGFVDFDSPAAAQKAVHALKTSGIQAQMAKQQEQDPTNLYISNLPVSVDEQELEGLLRPFGQVISTRVLRDYSGASRGVGFARMESKEMCNSVIAHFNGKFIKTAPGTTAPSEPLLCKFADGQRKRHSHSPYIPSGRTWPREGELRLGGMTLTYDPTSAAMQNGYYASPYTLTANRMMTQQAMSPYMSPVTSYQVQNPSWMAHQPYIMQHPQAVMSPSVDHSMTMQPTAIMTQQMGHLSLGSSGAQYISANAAVQAAYIPQYAHMQQTAFFPLQENGSQQQMDSSNNSSPYSQQSK; this is encoded by the exons ATGATCTTTGCAAACACTGCCAACCCGTTGAAGAGCACATATCGGAAGCAG TCGTACCCCATGGCTCCAGCCAGCCCCAGCACGGTGAGcaccagcagcaacagcagcaccaCAGGATGGGACCAGCTCAGCAAAACAAACCTGTACATCCGCGGCCTGCCTCCAGCAACCACTGACCTGGACCTAGTCAAGCTCTGCCAGCC ATACGGCAAGATCGTGTCGGCAAAGGCCATCCTCGATAAAACAACGAACAAATGTAAAG GGTATGGGTTTGTGGACTTTGACAGCCCTGCAGCAGCCCAGAAGGCGGTCCATGCCCTAAAGACCAGTGGGATACAAGCCCAGATGGCTAAG CAACAGGAGCAGGACCCCACCAACCTGTACATCTCCAACCTGCCTGTGTCTGTAGACGAGCAGGAGCTGGAGGGGCTGCTGAGGCCTTTTGGACAGGTCATCTCCACCCGCGTCCTCAGAGACTACAGCGGGGCCAGCAGAGGCGTCGGCTTCGCCAG GATGGAGTCCAAGGAGATGTGTAACTCAGTCATAGCCCACTTCAATGGGAAGTTTATCAAGACGGCGCCTGGAACTACGG CTCCCTCTGAGCCTCTGCTGTGTAAGTTTGCTGATGGTCAGAGGAAGAGGCACAGCCACAGTCCCTACATCCCCAGCGGTCGCACATGGCCCCGAGAGGGAGAGCTCAGACTA GGCGGGATGACTCTCACCTACGACCCCACCTCAGCTGCTATGCAGAACGGCTATTATGCCTCTCCCTACACCCTAACGGCCAATAGGATGATGACTCAGCAAGCCATGTCTCCCTACATGTCTCCTGTCACCTCCTACCAG GTACAGAATCCTTCCTGGATGGCCCACCAGCCTTACATCATGCAACACCCA caggCTGTAATGTCGCCCTCTGTGGACCACTCCATGACAATGCAGCCCACCGCCATCATGACACAGCAGATGGGCCATCTCTCATTGGGCAGCAGTGGAGCG CAGTATATTTCAGCCAACGCTGCAGTCCAGGCAGCCTATATTCCTCAGTACGCCCACATGCAGCAGACAGCC TTTTTCCCTCTTCAGGAAAATGGTTCACAGCAGCAAATGGATTCGTCCAACAATTCGTCTCCCTACAGTCAACAGAGCAAGTA A
- the LOC110527480 gene encoding RNA-binding motif, single-stranded-interacting protein 1 isoform X14: MSYPMAPASPSTVSTSSNSSTTGWDQLSKTNLYIRGLPPATTDLDLVKLCQPYGKIVSAKAILDKTTNKCKGYGFVDFDSPAAAQKAVHALKTSGIQAQMAKQQQEQDPTNLYISNLPVSVDEQELEGLLRPFGQVISTRVLRDYSGASRGVGFARMESKEMCNSVIAHFNGKFIKTAPGTTAPSEPLLCKFADGQRKRHSHSPYIPSGRTWPREGELRLGGMTLTYDPTSAAMQNGYYASPYTLTANRMMTQQAMSPYMSPVTSYQVQNPSWMAHQPYIMQHPQAVMSPSVDHSMTMQPTAIMTQQMGHLSLGSSGAQYISANAAVQAAYIPQYAHMQQTAFFPLQENGSQQQMDSSNNSSPYSQQSK; this comes from the exons TCGTACCCCATGGCTCCAGCCAGCCCCAGCACGGTGAGcaccagcagcaacagcagcaccaCAGGATGGGACCAGCTCAGCAAAACAAACCTGTACATCCGCGGCCTGCCTCCAGCAACCACTGACCTGGACCTAGTCAAGCTCTGCCAGCC ATACGGCAAGATCGTGTCGGCAAAGGCCATCCTCGATAAAACAACGAACAAATGTAAAG GGTATGGGTTTGTGGACTTTGACAGCCCTGCAGCAGCCCAGAAGGCGGTCCATGCCCTAAAGACCAGTGGGATACAAGCCCAGATGGCTAAG CAGCAACAGGAGCAGGACCCCACCAACCTGTACATCTCCAACCTGCCTGTGTCTGTAGACGAGCAGGAGCTGGAGGGGCTGCTGAGGCCTTTTGGACAGGTCATCTCCACCCGCGTCCTCAGAGACTACAGCGGGGCCAGCAGAGGCGTCGGCTTCGCCAG GATGGAGTCCAAGGAGATGTGTAACTCAGTCATAGCCCACTTCAATGGGAAGTTTATCAAGACGGCGCCTGGAACTACGG CTCCCTCTGAGCCTCTGCTGTGTAAGTTTGCTGATGGTCAGAGGAAGAGGCACAGCCACAGTCCCTACATCCCCAGCGGTCGCACATGGCCCCGAGAGGGAGAGCTCAGACTA GGCGGGATGACTCTCACCTACGACCCCACCTCAGCTGCTATGCAGAACGGCTATTATGCCTCTCCCTACACCCTAACGGCCAATAGGATGATGACTCAGCAAGCCATGTCTCCCTACATGTCTCCTGTCACCTCCTACCAG GTACAGAATCCTTCCTGGATGGCCCACCAGCCTTACATCATGCAACACCCA caggCTGTAATGTCGCCCTCTGTGGACCACTCCATGACAATGCAGCCCACCGCCATCATGACACAGCAGATGGGCCATCTCTCATTGGGCAGCAGTGGAGCG CAGTATATTTCAGCCAACGCTGCAGTCCAGGCAGCCTATATTCCTCAGTACGCCCACATGCAGCAGACAGCC TTTTTCCCTCTTCAGGAAAATGGTTCACAGCAGCAAATGGATTCGTCCAACAATTCGTCTCCCTACAGTCAACAGAGCAAGTA A